From one Streptomyces sp. Q6 genomic stretch:
- a CDS encoding cellulase family glycosylhydrolase — MRHPPRSALLVACALGAATLVPVTGTTASAAAPACSVEYSVTGQWDTGFQAAVKVTNNGAARDSWSLSFAFADGQKVTQGWSAKWSQSGTAVTAANESWNGSLATGASVSAGFIGTWSGANTVPTAFKLNGTTCATNGTDPTDPTDPTDPTDPGDGTAPALKVSGNKLVDASGATRRILGVNRSGAEFMCVQGYGIFDGPVDDAAVKAIADWKANAVRIPLNEECWLGLDNIKPEYGGANYRSAIQELVTKVKAHGMTPILEMHWSYGQYTGNSAGCSDVHATCQKPMPDARYAPSFWSSVASTFKNDPAVAFDLFNEPYPDRATSSQTEAWACWKDGGTCPGIGYEVAGMQDLVDAVRAAGASNLILAGGLAYSNDLGQWLQHKPDDPAGNLAAAWHVYNFNTCATESCWDSTLAPVAAQVPLVAGEIGENTCSHGFIDRVMKWFDDRKLSYLGWTWNTWDCSSGPSLISAYDGTPTAYGIGLRDHLRALNG; from the coding sequence ATGCGACACCCCCCGCGTTCTGCGCTTTTAGTGGCCTGCGCCCTCGGCGCGGCCACGCTCGTCCCGGTGACCGGCACCACCGCGTCCGCCGCTGCCCCCGCTTGCTCGGTGGAGTACTCCGTCACCGGGCAGTGGGACACCGGCTTCCAGGCGGCGGTCAAGGTCACCAACAACGGCGCGGCGAGAGACAGTTGGAGCCTGTCCTTCGCCTTCGCCGACGGTCAGAAGGTCACCCAGGGCTGGAGCGCCAAGTGGTCGCAGTCCGGCACGGCCGTGACCGCCGCCAACGAGTCCTGGAACGGATCGCTCGCGACCGGCGCGAGCGTGTCCGCCGGCTTCATCGGTACGTGGTCGGGCGCCAACACCGTGCCCACCGCCTTCAAGCTGAACGGCACCACCTGCGCCACGAACGGCACCGACCCGACGGACCCCACGGATCCGACCGATCCCACGGACCCCGGTGACGGCACCGCCCCGGCCCTGAAGGTCTCCGGCAACAAGCTCGTCGACGCGTCCGGCGCCACCCGCCGCATCCTCGGCGTGAACCGCTCCGGCGCCGAGTTCATGTGCGTACAGGGCTACGGGATCTTCGACGGTCCGGTCGACGACGCGGCCGTCAAGGCCATCGCCGACTGGAAGGCCAACGCCGTCCGTATCCCGCTCAACGAGGAGTGCTGGCTCGGCCTCGACAACATCAAACCCGAGTACGGAGGTGCCAACTACCGCTCCGCCATCCAGGAGCTGGTGACCAAGGTCAAGGCCCACGGTATGACGCCGATCCTGGAGATGCACTGGTCGTACGGCCAGTACACCGGCAACAGCGCCGGCTGCTCGGACGTCCACGCCACCTGCCAGAAGCCGATGCCGGACGCCCGGTACGCGCCCAGCTTCTGGTCCTCGGTCGCGAGCACCTTCAAGAACGATCCGGCGGTCGCCTTCGACCTGTTCAACGAGCCGTACCCGGACCGCGCCACCTCCAGCCAGACCGAGGCATGGGCCTGCTGGAAGGACGGCGGCACCTGCCCCGGGATCGGCTACGAGGTCGCCGGCATGCAGGACCTCGTCGACGCCGTGCGCGCGGCGGGCGCCTCCAACCTGATCCTGGCGGGCGGCCTCGCCTACTCCAACGACCTCGGCCAGTGGCTCCAGCACAAGCCCGACGACCCGGCCGGCAATCTCGCCGCGGCCTGGCACGTCTACAACTTCAACACCTGCGCCACCGAGAGCTGCTGGGACTCCACGCTCGCGCCCGTCGCGGCCCAGGTCCCGCTGGTGGCAGGGGAGATCGGCGAGAACACCTGCTCGCACGGGTTCATCGACCGGGTCATGAAGTGGTTCGACGACCGCAAGCTGTCGTACCTCGGCTGGACCTGGAACACCTGGGACTGCTCCTCGGGACCGTCCCTCATCAGTGCGTACGACGGCACACCGACGGCGTACGGAATCGGGCTCCGCGATCACCTGCGGGCCCTGAACGGCTAG
- a CDS encoding CsbD family protein yields the protein MGENAMDKAKGKAKEMVGKATGNERMKTEGQVDQAKADVAKAGEKAKGKAEGLRDSLRNDDE from the coding sequence ATGGGCGAGAACGCCATGGACAAGGCAAAAGGCAAGGCCAAAGAGATGGTCGGCAAGGCCACCGGCAACGAGCGGATGAAGACCGAGGGCCAGGTCGACCAGGCCAAGGCGGACGTGGCGAAGGCCGGGGAGAAGGCCAAGGGCAAGGCCGAAGGGCTGCGCGACTCGCTGCGCAACGACGACGAGTAG
- a CDS encoding glycoside hydrolase family 48 protein: MPKRPARRLWTAAAAALALPLATLAALPTDAQAAAVECSVDYRTNDWGSGFTADLTITNRGSAAIDGWTLTYAYTGDQKLSNGWNGTWSQSGKNVTVKDAGYNAKIAAGAATSTGAQFAYSGSNSAPTNFAINGTTCAGAHQPPVTVLTSPKAGAVYTAGDAIPLAATAAAADGATVDKVEFYDDTTLIGTDTSAPFALDTDDLASGTHSLYAKAYDSLGASGESTPVGITVAAGPALVATPAQLGVQQGTSGTFDVKLSTQPTANVTVSVARASGNTGLSVSSGASLTFTPSNWSTAQKVTIAADSSGTGAATFAVTAPGHTKAEVTVTQLAASTTYDARFLELYGKITNPANGYFSPEGIPYHSVETLIVEAPDQGHETTSEAYSYLLWLQAMYGKVSGDWSKFNGAWDLMEKYMIPTHADQPTNSFYNASKPATYAPEHDLPSQYPAKLDSSVSVGSDPIAGELKSAYGTDDIYGMHWLQDVDNVYGYGNEPGKCEAGPTATGPSYINTFQRGAQESVWETVPQPTCDAFKYGGKNGYLDLFTGDSSYAKQWKFTNAPDADARAVQAAYWADVWAKEQGKGSAVSAAVGKAAKMGDYLRYSMYDKYFKKVGNCVGATTCPAGTGKDASHYLMSWYYAWGGATDNSAGWSWRIGSSHTHGGYQNPLAAYALSSVADLKPKSATGQADWAKSLDRQLEFYRWLQSDEGAIAGGATNSWGGSYGTPPSGTPTFYGMYYDEAPVYHDPPSNQWFGFQAWSMERVAEYYHESGDADAKAVLDKWVDWALSKTTINPDGTFRIPSTLQWSGKPDTWNASTPGANAGLHVTVADYTDDVGVAAAYAKTLTYYAAKSGDTEARTTAKALLDGMWEHDRDAIGIAVPETRTDYSRFDDAVYVPSGWTGTMPNGDTIDSASTFASLRSFYKDDPNWSKVEAYLAGGAAPTFTYHRFWAQADIALAMGSYAELLE; this comes from the coding sequence ATGCCCAAGAGACCGGCCAGGCGGTTGTGGACCGCTGCGGCGGCCGCACTGGCACTACCGCTCGCCACCCTCGCGGCACTCCCAACTGACGCTCAGGCGGCGGCAGTTGAGTGCAGCGTCGACTACAGGACCAACGACTGGGGCTCCGGCTTCACGGCCGATCTGACGATCACCAACCGCGGCAGCGCGGCGATCGACGGCTGGACCCTCACCTACGCGTACACCGGTGACCAGAAACTCTCCAATGGCTGGAACGGAACCTGGTCGCAGTCCGGAAAGAACGTCACCGTGAAGGACGCCGGATACAACGCGAAGATCGCGGCCGGCGCCGCCACATCGACCGGGGCGCAATTCGCTTACAGTGGCTCGAATTCGGCCCCCACGAATTTCGCGATCAACGGCACGACCTGCGCGGGCGCCCATCAGCCGCCGGTCACGGTCCTCACCAGCCCCAAGGCCGGCGCGGTCTACACGGCCGGTGACGCGATCCCGCTGGCGGCCACCGCGGCGGCCGCGGACGGCGCCACCGTCGACAAGGTCGAGTTCTACGACGACACCACGCTGATCGGCACGGACACGTCCGCGCCGTTCGCCCTCGATACGGACGATCTCGCGTCCGGGACCCACTCCCTGTACGCGAAGGCGTACGACAGTCTGGGCGCGTCCGGCGAGTCGACCCCGGTCGGCATCACGGTCGCGGCCGGCCCCGCCCTGGTCGCGACGCCCGCCCAACTCGGCGTCCAGCAAGGCACGTCAGGCACCTTCGACGTCAAGCTCTCCACGCAGCCGACGGCGAACGTCACGGTGTCCGTGGCCCGCGCGAGCGGCAACACGGGCCTTTCGGTGTCGTCCGGCGCGAGCCTGACCTTCACCCCGTCGAACTGGAGCACGGCGCAGAAGGTGACCATCGCCGCCGACTCCTCCGGCACGGGCGCGGCCACCTTCGCGGTCACGGCACCCGGCCACACCAAGGCCGAGGTCACCGTCACGCAGCTCGCCGCGTCGACGACGTACGACGCGCGCTTCCTGGAGCTCTACGGGAAGATCACCAACCCGGCGAACGGCTACTTCTCGCCGGAGGGCATCCCGTACCACTCGGTCGAGACGCTGATCGTCGAGGCCCCGGACCAGGGCCACGAGACGACGTCGGAGGCCTACTCGTACCTGCTGTGGCTCCAGGCCATGTACGGGAAGGTGAGCGGCGACTGGTCGAAGTTCAACGGGGCGTGGGACCTCATGGAGAAGTACATGATCCCCACGCACGCGGACCAGCCGACGAACTCCTTCTACAACGCGTCCAAGCCGGCGACGTACGCCCCCGAGCACGATCTGCCGTCGCAGTACCCGGCGAAGCTGGACTCGTCGGTGTCGGTGGGCAGCGACCCGATCGCGGGTGAGCTGAAGAGCGCGTACGGCACGGACGACATCTACGGCATGCACTGGTTGCAGGACGTCGACAACGTCTACGGGTACGGCAACGAGCCCGGCAAGTGCGAGGCGGGTCCGACGGCGACCGGCCCGTCCTACATCAACACGTTCCAGCGCGGCGCCCAGGAGTCGGTGTGGGAGACGGTGCCGCAGCCGACCTGTGACGCCTTCAAGTACGGCGGCAAGAACGGGTACCTGGACCTGTTCACCGGTGACTCGTCCTACGCCAAGCAGTGGAAGTTCACCAACGCGCCGGACGCCGACGCGCGGGCCGTGCAGGCCGCGTACTGGGCGGACGTGTGGGCGAAGGAGCAGGGCAAGGGCTCCGCCGTGTCCGCGGCCGTGGGCAAGGCCGCCAAGATGGGTGACTACCTGCGGTACTCGATGTACGACAAGTACTTCAAGAAGGTGGGCAACTGCGTCGGCGCGACGACCTGCCCGGCCGGCACCGGCAAGGACGCCTCGCACTACCTGATGTCCTGGTACTACGCGTGGGGCGGCGCCACCGACAACTCGGCGGGCTGGTCCTGGCGGATCGGCTCCAGCCACACGCACGGCGGCTACCAGAACCCGCTCGCCGCGTACGCGCTGTCGTCCGTGGCCGACCTGAAGCCCAAGTCGGCGACCGGACAGGCCGATTGGGCCAAGTCGCTCGACCGGCAGCTGGAGTTCTACCGCTGGCTCCAGTCGGACGAGGGCGCCATCGCGGGCGGCGCCACCAACAGCTGGGGCGGCAGCTACGGCACCCCGCCGTCCGGCACGCCGACGTTCTACGGCATGTACTACGACGAGGCGCCGGTCTACCACGACCCGCCGTCCAACCAGTGGTTCGGCTTCCAGGCGTGGTCCATGGAGCGCGTCGCCGAGTACTACCACGAGTCGGGCGACGCGGACGCGAAGGCCGTCCTCGACAAGTGGGTCGACTGGGCCCTGTCGAAGACGACCATCAACCCGGACGGCACGTTCCGCATCCCGTCGACGCTCCAGTGGTCGGGCAAGCCGGACACCTGGAACGCGTCGACTCCCGGGGCCAACGCGGGACTTCACGTGACGGTCGCCGACTACACGGACGACGTGGGGGTCGCGGCGGCGTACGCCAAGACCCTCACGTACTACGCCGCCAAGTCGGGTGACACCGAGGCGAGGACGACGGCGAAGGCGCTGCTCGACGGCATGTGGGAGCACGACCGGGACGCGATCGGTATCGCGGTGCCCGAGACGCGGACGGACTACAGCCGGTTCGACGACGCCGTGTATGTGCCGAGCGGCTGGACCGGGACGATGCCCAACGGCGACACGATCGACTCGGCGTCGACGTTCGCCTCGCTGCGCTCCTTCTACAAGGACGACCCCAACTGGTCGAAGGTCGAGGCCTACTTGGCGGGCGGCGCGGCGCCGACGTTCACGTACCACCGGTTCTGGGCCCAGGCGGACATCGCGCTCGCCATGGGTTCATACGCGGAGCTGCTCGAATAA
- a CDS encoding calcium-binding protein encodes MSQHSRSKVTSRKKVILGVSALAASGLAVGLLVTPSATAGGTDADEALEQSRTAFADTVAAKDAAPKAKTLAAAADDATVVSNITVNGGDSARVGTANTQTITVKWTVSGGTKLYGSHASIWRGTDTEDGLEQFLNSEQFDADTDPCVASDGATYHCTATFKIDPQSLLTNEDAGAWKVRLWAITDATPDVDNDNAKTWYLKRWSRLSNNAAPEPVAKGKTITITGKLERANWDTHKYAGYTQQTVRLQERSLTGSYATTSSHITGTGSLAGVEKQTRTATTDRCYRYKFEGTTTTPPVTATGDCVDVR; translated from the coding sequence GTGTCCCAGCACTCCCGCAGCAAGGTGACGTCCCGCAAGAAGGTGATCCTCGGCGTCAGCGCACTGGCCGCCTCCGGGCTCGCCGTCGGCCTGCTCGTCACCCCGTCCGCGACGGCCGGCGGGACCGACGCGGACGAGGCGCTGGAGCAGAGCAGGACTGCGTTCGCCGACACGGTGGCGGCGAAGGACGCCGCCCCCAAGGCCAAGACCCTGGCCGCGGCCGCCGACGACGCCACCGTCGTCTCCAACATCACCGTCAACGGCGGCGACAGCGCCCGCGTCGGTACGGCGAACACGCAGACGATCACCGTGAAGTGGACGGTCAGCGGCGGCACGAAGCTCTACGGCAGCCACGCGTCGATCTGGCGCGGCACCGACACCGAGGACGGGCTCGAGCAGTTCCTCAACTCCGAGCAGTTCGACGCGGACACCGACCCCTGCGTCGCGTCCGACGGCGCCACGTACCACTGCACGGCCACCTTCAAGATCGACCCCCAGAGCCTCCTGACGAACGAGGACGCCGGGGCCTGGAAGGTCCGCCTCTGGGCGATCACCGACGCGACCCCCGACGTGGACAACGACAACGCCAAGACCTGGTACCTCAAGCGCTGGTCCCGGCTGAGCAACAACGCGGCCCCCGAGCCCGTCGCCAAGGGCAAGACGATCACGATCACCGGCAAGCTGGAGCGCGCCAACTGGGACACCCACAAGTACGCGGGCTACACCCAGCAGACCGTCCGCCTCCAGGAGCGTTCGCTGACCGGCTCGTACGCCACCACCAGCAGCCACATCACCGGCACCGGCAGCCTGGCGGGCGTCGAGAAGCAGACGCGCACCGCCACCACCGACCGCTGCTACCGCTACAAGTTCGAGGGCACCACCACCACGCCGCCGGTCACCGCCACCGGTGACTGCGTGGACGTGCGCTGA
- a CDS encoding DUF6221 family protein — protein sequence MTCRWLLPQGRWLHRRDDDGAAVVADESGRVIVPVDRATDESAGIHIAEHDPMRVLEEVTAKTRLIAWALKQPAGTTEKVLRLIAETYRHRPGHRAEWRP from the coding sequence ATGACCTGCCGGTGGCTCCTGCCGCAGGGTCGGTGGCTCCACCGGCGGGACGACGACGGGGCCGCGGTGGTTGCCGACGAGTCGGGGCGCGTCATCGTCCCCGTCGACCGCGCCACGGACGAGAGCGCCGGAATCCACATCGCCGAACATGATCCGATGCGGGTACTGGAAGAGGTCACCGCGAAGACCAGGCTGATCGCATGGGCACTCAAGCAGCCCGCCGGCACGACCGAGAAGGTGCTGCGCCTCATCGCTGAGACGTACAGGCACCGACCCGGCCACCGAGCGGAGTGGCGCCCCTGA
- a CDS encoding rhamnogalacturonan lyase — MPRPHRPHRRRRRPLLAATAAAALAGTGIAVLPGDDASAATARQAEALDRGLVSVHTDAGNLVTWRWLGTDPDTVSFNVYRAGTKVNSTPVTGSTNFFHSGAPSSADYTVRAVVNGTEQADSPHAIQFRSGYKDVPITPPGGGTTPDGVAYTYEANDASVGDLDGDGVLEFVLKWQPTNAKDNSQSGYTGNTVVDAIKLDGTRMWRVDLGKNIRSGAHYTQFQVYDYDGDGRAEVAMKTSDGTTDGKGAVIGSSSADHRNSSGYVLSGPEYLTMFDGGTGAALGSVDYVPARGTVSSWGDSYGNRVDRFLAGTAYLDGARPSLIMARGYYTRTVVAAWDWRDGKFTRRWTFDTNSSTNTGKGYDGQGNHQLSVADVDGDGKDEIVYGAMAVDDNGSGLWTTKNGHGDAMHVGDLDPSRAGLEEFKVDEDSSKPSSWMADAKTGTVLWSTPANGDNGRGVSGDIWSGSAGAESWSSAESGIRNTKGTVVSTHKPSSTNFLSWWDGDTTRELLDGTHLDKYGPSADTRLLTGSGVHSNNSTKATPSLSGDILGDWREEVVWPTTDNTALRVYSTPVETSTRITTLLHDTMYRTALAWQNTAYNQPPHPSFFIGDGMPTAPRPTITTP; from the coding sequence ATGCCCCGTCCGCACCGCCCCCACCGCAGACGCCGCCGTCCGCTGCTCGCCGCGACCGCCGCCGCGGCCCTGGCCGGAACCGGGATCGCCGTCCTGCCCGGTGACGACGCCTCCGCCGCCACCGCCCGGCAGGCCGAAGCGCTCGACCGCGGCCTGGTCAGCGTGCACACCGACGCGGGGAACCTGGTCACGTGGCGGTGGCTCGGCACCGACCCGGACACCGTGTCCTTCAACGTCTACCGCGCCGGTACGAAGGTCAACTCCACGCCCGTCACCGGCTCCACGAACTTCTTCCACTCCGGCGCGCCCAGCTCCGCCGACTACACGGTCCGCGCGGTCGTCAACGGCACCGAGCAGGCGGATTCCCCGCACGCGATCCAGTTCCGCTCGGGCTACAAGGACGTACCGATCACCCCGCCCGGGGGCGGCACGACCCCCGACGGGGTGGCGTACACGTACGAGGCGAACGACGCGTCGGTCGGCGATCTCGACGGCGACGGCGTCCTCGAGTTCGTCCTCAAGTGGCAGCCCACGAACGCCAAGGACAACTCCCAGTCCGGCTACACCGGCAACACCGTCGTCGACGCGATCAAGCTCGACGGCACGCGGATGTGGCGCGTCGACCTCGGGAAGAACATCCGCTCGGGCGCGCACTACACACAGTTCCAGGTGTACGACTACGACGGCGACGGCAGGGCCGAGGTCGCCATGAAGACGTCCGACGGGACGACCGACGGCAAGGGCGCGGTCATCGGCAGCTCGTCCGCCGACCACCGCAACTCCAGCGGCTACGTCCTGTCGGGCCCCGAGTACCTGACGATGTTCGACGGCGGGACCGGCGCGGCCCTGGGCTCCGTCGACTACGTCCCCGCGCGCGGCACGGTGTCGTCGTGGGGCGACTCGTACGGCAACCGCGTGGACCGCTTCCTCGCCGGTACGGCCTATCTCGACGGCGCCCGCCCCTCCCTGATCATGGCGCGCGGCTACTACACGCGGACGGTCGTCGCGGCGTGGGACTGGCGCGACGGGAAGTTCACCCGCCGCTGGACCTTCGACACCAACTCCTCGACGAACACCGGCAAGGGGTACGACGGGCAGGGCAACCACCAGCTCTCCGTCGCGGACGTCGACGGCGACGGCAAGGACGAGATCGTCTACGGCGCGATGGCCGTCGACGACAACGGCTCGGGCCTGTGGACCACGAAGAACGGCCACGGCGACGCGATGCACGTCGGCGACCTCGACCCGTCCCGCGCGGGCCTGGAGGAGTTCAAGGTCGACGAGGACAGTTCCAAGCCGTCGTCCTGGATGGCCGACGCGAAGACCGGCACGGTCCTGTGGTCGACCCCCGCGAACGGCGACAACGGGCGCGGTGTCTCCGGCGACATCTGGTCCGGCAGCGCGGGCGCCGAATCCTGGTCGTCGGCCGAGTCGGGCATCCGCAACACCAAGGGCACGGTCGTCAGCACGCACAAGCCGTCCTCGACGAACTTCCTGTCCTGGTGGGACGGCGACACCACCCGTGAACTCCTCGACGGCACGCACCTCGACAAGTACGGCCCGTCCGCGGACACCCGCCTGCTGACCGGTTCCGGCGTCCACTCCAACAACTCGACGAAGGCCACGCCGTCCCTGTCCGGCGACATCCTCGGCGACTGGCGCGAGGAGGTCGTGTGGCCGACGACGGACAACACGGCCCTGCGCGTCTACTCGACCCCGGTCGAGACCAGCACCCGCATCACGACCCTCCTCCACGACACGATGTACCGCACGGCGCTCGCCTGGCAGAACACCGCGTACAACCAGCCACCGCACCCGAGCTTCTTCATCGGGGACGGCATGCCGACGGCACCACGCCCGACGATCACGACGCCGTGA
- a CDS encoding cellulose binding domain-containing protein: MRAPRRTRLLCAALLALTAGLLTGHQSQAAESPSPKATSTTRIAADTYSWKNARIDGGGFVPGIVFNRSEENLAYARTDIGGAYRWEQDTRSWTPLLDAVGWDDWGHTGVASLATDSVDPDQVYAAVGTYTNDWDPGNGAVLRSADRGATWKKTDLPFKLGGNMPGRGMGERLAIDPHDHDVLYLGAPSGKGLWRSTDAGVTWSQVTAFPNPGTYRQDPSDTSGYASDNQGIAWVTFDESTGSGTARTKTIYVGVADKDNAVYRSTDAGVTWERVAGQPTGYLAHKGVLDAENGFLYLAYSDKGGPYDGGKGQVWRYATKTGEWKNISPAAEADTSYGFSGLTIDRQHPGTVMVSGYSSWWPDTLIFRSTDSGGTWTKAWDYTAYPTRANRYTMDVSSVPWLTWGANPTPPEQSPKLGWMTEALEIDPFDSNRMMYGTGATVYGTEDLGKWDTGGTFSITPMVKGLEETSVSDIASPPTGAPLLSALGDIGGFRHTDLTKVPSMMFTSPNFTSSTSLDFAESKPDVVVRAGNVDSGAHVALSNDNGADWYAAGADPAGVTGGGTVAASADGGRFVWSPDGAGVQTGTGASWTASSGVPAGAVVESDRSSASTFYAFKSGTFYASSDGGATFTAKASSGLPTDGPVRFKAVPGAKGDIWLAGGSTKGAYGLWHSTDGGATFTKLSNVEQADTIGFGKAAPGATYQTLYASAKIGGVRGIFRSTDAGASWTRVNDDAHQWGWTGAAITGDPRVYGRVYVSTNGRGVIYGDSADRSTPPGDGGGDGTAACTVTYTITNEWPGGFQADVTLRNTGTATWGAWSLGWTFPDGQKVTQAWNARASQSGAAVTAKNVDWNGKVVAGSSVGFGFTGSRSATNGKPSAFTLDGKSCATG, translated from the coding sequence ATGCGCGCACCTCGAAGAACACGGCTGCTCTGCGCGGCCTTACTTGCCCTGACAGCAGGCCTCTTGACGGGCCATCAGTCACAGGCGGCCGAGTCTCCGTCGCCGAAGGCCACGTCGACGACACGGATCGCGGCCGACACGTACTCCTGGAAGAACGCCCGGATCGACGGCGGCGGCTTCGTCCCCGGCATCGTCTTCAACCGCTCCGAGGAGAACCTCGCGTACGCCCGTACCGACATCGGCGGTGCCTACCGCTGGGAGCAGGACACCAGGTCCTGGACGCCGCTGCTCGATGCGGTCGGCTGGGACGACTGGGGCCACACGGGCGTCGCCTCGCTCGCCACCGACTCCGTCGACCCGGACCAGGTGTACGCGGCCGTCGGCACGTACACGAACGACTGGGACCCGGGCAACGGCGCGGTACTGCGCTCCGCCGACCGCGGCGCGACCTGGAAGAAGACGGATCTCCCCTTCAAGCTGGGCGGCAACATGCCGGGCCGCGGCATGGGTGAGCGGCTCGCGATCGACCCGCACGACCACGACGTCCTGTACCTGGGGGCGCCCAGCGGCAAGGGCCTGTGGCGTTCGACGGACGCGGGTGTGACGTGGTCGCAGGTCACGGCGTTCCCCAACCCCGGCACCTATCGGCAGGACCCGTCCGACACGTCCGGCTACGCGTCCGACAACCAGGGCATCGCGTGGGTGACGTTCGACGAGTCGACGGGGTCCGGCACGGCCCGTACGAAGACGATCTACGTCGGGGTCGCCGACAAGGACAACGCGGTCTACCGCTCCACCGACGCGGGCGTCACCTGGGAGCGGGTGGCGGGCCAGCCCACCGGGTACCTCGCGCACAAGGGAGTCCTCGACGCGGAGAACGGCTTTCTCTACCTCGCGTACAGCGACAAGGGCGGCCCGTACGACGGCGGCAAGGGCCAGGTGTGGCGGTACGCGACGAAGACCGGCGAGTGGAAGAACATCAGCCCGGCCGCCGAGGCGGACACCTCCTACGGCTTCAGCGGCCTGACGATCGACCGGCAGCACCCGGGCACGGTCATGGTGTCGGGCTACAGCTCCTGGTGGCCGGACACGCTGATCTTCCGCTCGACGGACAGCGGCGGTACGTGGACTAAGGCGTGGGACTACACCGCGTACCCGACCCGCGCGAACCGCTACACGATGGACGTCTCGTCCGTGCCGTGGCTGACCTGGGGCGCGAACCCGACGCCGCCCGAGCAGTCGCCGAAGCTGGGCTGGATGACGGAGGCGCTGGAGATCGACCCGTTCGACTCGAACCGGATGATGTACGGGACGGGCGCGACGGTCTACGGCACCGAGGACCTGGGCAAGTGGGACACCGGCGGCACCTTCTCGATCACCCCCATGGTCAAGGGACTTGAAGAGACGTCGGTCAGCGACATCGCGTCCCCGCCGACCGGCGCGCCGCTCCTGAGCGCGCTCGGTGACATCGGCGGCTTCCGCCACACGGACCTCACCAAGGTCCCCTCGATGATGTTCACGTCCCCGAACTTCACGTCCTCCACGAGCCTGGACTTCGCCGAGTCGAAGCCGGACGTGGTGGTGCGGGCCGGAAACGTCGACTCGGGCGCGCACGTCGCCCTCTCGAACGACAACGGCGCCGACTGGTACGCGGCCGGCGCCGATCCGGCGGGCGTCACGGGCGGCGGCACGGTCGCGGCGTCGGCGGACGGCGGCCGGTTCGTGTGGAGCCCGGACGGTGCGGGCGTGCAGACCGGCACGGGGGCGTCGTGGACGGCGTCGAGCGGGGTGCCTGCGGGCGCGGTGGTCGAGTCGGACCGCTCGTCCGCGTCGACCTTCTACGCGTTCAAGTCCGGTACCTTCTACGCGAGTTCGGACGGCGGGGCCACGTTCACGGCGAAGGCGTCGAGCGGGCTGCCGACGGACGGGCCCGTGCGGTTCAAGGCGGTGCCGGGCGCGAAGGGCGACATCTGGCTGGCGGGCGGCTCGACGAAGGGCGCGTACGGCCTGTGGCACTCGACGGACGGCGGCGCGACGTTCACCAAGCTGTCGAACGTGGAACAGGCCGACACGATCGGCTTCGGCAAGGCGGCGCCCGGCGCCACGTACCAGACGCTGTACGCGAGCGCGAAGATCGGCGGCGTGCGCGGCATCTTCCGCTCGACGGACGCGGGCGCGTCCTGGACCCGTGTCAACGACGACGCGCACCAGTGGGGCTGGACGGGTGCGGCGATCACGGGCGACCCGCGCGTGTACGGCCGGGTGTACGTGTCGACGAACGGCCGGGGTGTCATCTACGGCGACTCCGCCGACAGGTCGACGCCGCCGGGCGACGGTGGCGGTGACGGCACCGCGGCCTGCACGGTCACGTACACGATCACGAACGAGTGGCCGGGCGGCTTCCAGGCCGACGTGACGCTGAGGAACACGGGCACGGCGACGTGGGGCGCGTGGTCCCTGGGCTGGACGTTCCCCGACGGCCAGAAGGTCACACAGGCGTGGAACGCGCGGGCGAGCCAGTCCGGCGCCGCGGTCACGGCGAAGAACGTCGACTGGAACGGAAAGGTGGTGGCGGGTTCGTCGGTGGGCTTCGGCTTCACGGGCAGCCGCTCGGCGACGAACGGCAAGCCCTCGGCGTTCACGCTGGACGGCAAGAGCTGCGCGACCGGCTGA